Proteins encoded together in one Chloroflexota bacterium window:
- the glmS gene encoding glutamine--fructose-6-phosphate transaminase (isomerizing) has protein sequence MCGIVGYTGPREAGPILMDGLRRLEYRGYDSAGIALVDERGDLFVEKRAGKLANLATAIADRTPHAAIGLAHTRWATHGRPNDLNAHPHQDCSGAITVIHNGIIENFRELRDGLEARGHTLTSETDTEAIAHLIEEAYSGDIAAATRLALGHIEGTYALAVMHRGEPDRLVGARMNVPLVVGLGDGESFLASDVAAILAHTDRVIFLEEGDIADLRPGGVSIGGVDGVPRERVTTTIGWSLEAAEKGGYAHFMLKEINEQPDALRATITGRVGRDGRIRVDELGPVAGILGAIERIELVACGSAYYAALVGAAALQDWTGLPARATVGSEFRYAPPPLDGRTLVIAVTQSGETADTIAPTRLARERGCPIVAVTNTVGSAITREADAVLFLQAGPEIAVAASKTFVTQVTTLVILAAAIAKARGSLADETELALGLALRALPAAAERALEHATGSALLARRYVNSRGFMFVGRGQTYPAALEGALKLKEVSYVHAEGYAAGELKHGPISLLDAECPLVAVATRSSTYDKLISNVMEGRARDAKVIAVATEGDTQIERFADDVCWVPDTHEALAPVLAVIPLQLFAYHMAVARGTDVDQPRNLAKSVTVE, from the coding sequence ATGTGCGGCATCGTCGGCTACACCGGACCCCGCGAGGCGGGACCGATCCTCATGGATGGCCTGCGGCGGCTCGAGTACCGCGGCTACGACTCGGCGGGCATCGCGCTCGTCGACGAACGGGGCGACCTGTTCGTCGAGAAGCGGGCGGGCAAGCTCGCCAATCTCGCGACCGCCATCGCGGACCGGACGCCCCACGCGGCGATCGGCCTGGCCCACACCCGCTGGGCGACGCATGGTCGGCCGAACGATCTGAATGCCCACCCACACCAGGATTGCAGCGGCGCGATCACCGTCATCCACAACGGCATCATCGAGAACTTCCGCGAGCTCCGCGACGGGCTCGAGGCCCGCGGTCACACGCTGACGTCCGAGACCGACACGGAGGCGATCGCCCATCTCATCGAGGAGGCCTACAGCGGCGACATCGCCGCCGCCACGCGGCTCGCTCTCGGCCACATCGAGGGCACGTACGCCCTCGCGGTGATGCACCGCGGCGAACCGGACCGCCTCGTCGGGGCCCGCATGAACGTCCCGCTCGTCGTGGGTCTCGGCGACGGCGAATCGTTCCTCGCGAGCGACGTCGCCGCCATCCTCGCCCACACGGACCGGGTCATCTTCCTCGAGGAGGGCGACATCGCCGACCTGCGACCGGGCGGCGTCTCGATCGGCGGGGTGGACGGCGTCCCGCGCGAGCGTGTCACCACGACGATCGGGTGGTCGCTCGAGGCGGCCGAGAAGGGCGGCTACGCCCATTTCATGCTCAAGGAGATCAACGAGCAGCCGGACGCCCTGCGGGCCACGATCACCGGGCGCGTCGGCCGGGACGGCCGCATCCGCGTCGACGAGCTCGGTCCCGTCGCCGGGATCCTCGGCGCGATCGAGCGGATCGAGCTCGTCGCCTGCGGCAGTGCGTACTACGCGGCGCTCGTCGGAGCGGCCGCCCTCCAGGACTGGACCGGTCTTCCCGCCCGCGCCACCGTGGGTTCCGAGTTCCGCTACGCGCCGCCGCCGCTCGACGGCCGGACGCTCGTCATCGCTGTCACCCAGTCGGGGGAGACCGCCGACACGATCGCCCCGACCCGCCTCGCCCGCGAACGCGGCTGCCCGATCGTCGCCGTGACGAACACCGTGGGCTCGGCGATCACCCGCGAAGCGGATGCCGTCCTGTTCCTCCAGGCAGGCCCGGAGATCGCGGTCGCGGCGAGCAAGACGTTCGTCACCCAGGTGACGACGCTCGTCATCCTCGCCGCGGCCATCGCCAAGGCCCGGGGAAGCCTCGCCGACGAGACCGAGCTCGCCCTGGGCTTGGCGCTCCGCGCCCTCCCGGCAGCGGCGGAACGGGCCCTCGAACACGCCACCGGATCCGCCCTCCTCGCCCGTCGCTACGTGAACTCCCGGGGCTTCATGTTCGTCGGCCGCGGTCAGACGTACCCGGCCGCGCTCGAGGGCGCGCTCAAGCTCAAGGAAGTGAGTTACGTCCACGCGGAGGGCTACGCGGCCGGCGAGCTCAAGCACGGACCGATCAGTCTCCTCGACGCCGAGTGTCCGCTCGTCGCGGTGGCGACCCGTTCGTCGACGTACGACAAGCTCATCAGCAACGTGATGGAGGGCCGCGCGCGCGATGCGAAGGTCATCGCGGTCGCGACGGAGGGCGACACCCAGATCGAGCGCTTCGCGGACGACGTCTGCTGGGTCCCGGACACCCACGAGGCGCTCGCTCCCGTCCTCGCCGTGATCCCGCTGCAGCTGTTCGCCTACCACATGGCGGTCGCCCGGGGCACGGACGTCGATCAGCCGCGCAACCTCGCCAAGTCGGTGACGGTCGAGTAG
- the acpS gene encoding holo-ACP synthase, whose protein sequence is MPTPPVPPGTTELGIDIIRVDRIATTLARFGERFTNRVLTPGEQRHVRGRPETMAGRWAAKEAVSKVLGLGVRGIGWRDIEIERLPTGQPSVRLHGRAAARAEQLGMARIAVSISHESDYAVAIAFGVRATGGAYVFPPDIEERLDERERRILARLERLRTVGEAAARD, encoded by the coding sequence GTGCCGACGCCGCCCGTGCCGCCGGGGACGACCGAGCTCGGCATCGACATCATCCGGGTCGATCGGATCGCGACCACCCTCGCCCGGTTCGGCGAGCGGTTCACGAACCGTGTCCTCACGCCGGGTGAACAGCGTCACGTGCGGGGTCGGCCGGAGACCATGGCCGGCCGCTGGGCGGCGAAGGAGGCGGTCTCGAAGGTCCTCGGTCTCGGTGTCCGCGGCATCGGGTGGCGAGACATCGAGATCGAACGCCTGCCGACCGGCCAGCCGTCGGTCCGCCTTCACGGCCGGGCGGCCGCCCGGGCCGAGCAGCTCGGCATGGCGCGGATCGCGGTGTCGATCAGCCACGAGTCCGACTACGCCGTGGCCATCGCGTTCGGCGTCCGGGCGACGGGTGGCGCGTACGTCTTCCCGCCGGACATCGAGGAGCGGCTCGACGAACGCGAACGGCGGATCCTCGCCCGACTCGAGCGGCTCCGGACCGTCGGCGAGGCGGCCGCCCGTGACTGA
- a CDS encoding NAD(P)H-hydrate dehydratase, translating to MTDRPLGFGRGPGAADVGASTAPAATGAAGAAALDDGVAAQLVPVRPERAHKGSFGRLLVVAGSLDYAGAALLVCVAAGRAGAGLVTLAVPGSLQPLFAAKVVEATTLALPEDDLEELDAEAAFARVLDHEHDAIVVGPGLRPGLSTRQFIADLVAASGDVGIETRPSDRSTPPPIVLDAEALRALASTDSWWTAVTRQAVLTPHVGEFARLRAGAGHDPSLDGDLIGDDDARVAAASAAAVEWGQTVVLKGARTVVAAPDGATAIARFMNPAMATGGTGDVLAGTIGALLAQGLTPYDAARLGVHLHGMAGESVSERLGDAGLLAADLPFEIALARRRLAVIAERRGRAGRFGFVRDRDAAASPASPAVADGPDGPSS from the coding sequence GTGACTGATCGGCCGCTCGGATTCGGTCGTGGTCCGGGGGCCGCCGACGTCGGCGCGTCGACCGCGCCCGCGGCGACCGGCGCGGCCGGCGCAGCGGCGCTCGACGACGGCGTCGCGGCGCAGCTCGTGCCGGTCCGGCCGGAGCGGGCCCACAAGGGATCGTTCGGGCGCCTGCTCGTGGTCGCCGGCTCGCTCGATTACGCCGGGGCCGCCCTCCTCGTCTGTGTCGCGGCCGGGCGCGCGGGGGCGGGCCTCGTGACCCTCGCCGTGCCGGGATCGCTCCAGCCGCTCTTCGCCGCGAAGGTCGTCGAGGCGACGACGCTCGCCCTGCCCGAGGACGATCTCGAGGAGCTCGATGCCGAGGCGGCCTTCGCCCGCGTCCTCGACCATGAGCACGACGCGATCGTCGTCGGTCCCGGACTCCGGCCGGGCCTGTCTACCCGGCAGTTCATCGCCGACCTCGTGGCAGCGAGCGGCGACGTCGGCATCGAGACTCGCCCGTCGGATCGATCGACCCCGCCCCCGATCGTCCTCGACGCGGAAGCGCTGCGGGCCCTCGCGTCGACCGATTCGTGGTGGACGGCCGTCACGCGACAGGCCGTCCTCACGCCGCATGTCGGCGAGTTCGCCCGCCTTCGCGCCGGAGCCGGCCACGATCCGTCTCTCGACGGCGATCTCATCGGTGACGACGACGCCCGCGTCGCCGCCGCGTCGGCGGCCGCCGTCGAGTGGGGCCAGACCGTCGTCCTTAAGGGCGCCCGGACCGTCGTGGCGGCGCCCGACGGGGCGACCGCGATCGCCCGTTTCATGAACCCGGCGATGGCGACGGGCGGGACCGGCGACGTGCTCGCCGGGACGATCGGCGCGCTCCTCGCCCAGGGGCTGACGCCCTATGACGCGGCGCGCCTCGGCGTCCACCTTCACGGGATGGCCGGCGAGTCGGTCAGTGAGCGCCTCGGCGATGCTGGACTCCTCGCCGCCGACCTGCCGTTCGAGATCGCGCTCGCGAGACGGCGCCTCGCGGTGATCGCCGAACGCCGAGGTCGAGCGGGTCGGTTCGGATTCGTCCGGGATCGCGACGCGGCAGCGTCACCGGCGTCGCCCGCGGTCGCCGACGGGCCGGACGGACCGTCGAGCTGA